In the genome of Colwellia sp. PAMC 21821, the window TCAAAAAGTGTCGATTGTTTTGTATTTACATCCCCGTCATCAGTACTTGCTTTGACGTCGATCTTAAATACCGCCAAAAATGAACAGGCTTTAAAAAACACGGTGCTTTGCGCCATAGGAACAACAACGTATCAGGCGTGTGTAGATGCTGGGTTAACAGTCAGTATTATGCCAAAGGAGTTTACTATTGAAGGATTAGCTCGTGCGATAGATAGCTACTATCTCCACTTATCAGGTAAAGATACAGATAAAAATATTCACAATAATTAATATTTTATTAGGTCAGTTAATTTAAAAATAAGAGGTATATAATGAAAAAACCAAAATTAATTATAAGCCATGAAGACTATGATGGCTTGCACTCTATGATAGAGAAAGAAGAATTCGCACCTTCGCATGCGTTACTAATTGATGAATTAGAGCGAGCGAAAACGGTAGATAAAATTAAGCTGCCAAAGAATGTTGTGCGGATGAATTCTACCGTAACATTCACCATGCTCTCAACACAAAAGACTTTTGCGCTTAAACTTGTCTACCCTAAAGATACCAAAGAAACGGGTACTTTATCGATCCTAACGCCAGTGGGTAGCGCCTTAATCGGCTTATCTATCGGACAAGAAATCGAATGGCCCTTAGGTAATAGTAAAACCACTATTGTTCATATCGACTCTATTGAATATAGTGAGTAATTTGCGCTCTAACTTACCCATTTAACTAAGCAAGCGCTCGCTTGATACAAACGAATTACGTTAACTTAAAATTACACGTTAACGTAATTCGTTATTTAATACCTGCGGTATATTTTATATAAGCTTGATTATCATCATTGTTAGCATCTGGCATTCCGTACCATTCATTTTCATAAGCTAAACTTCCCCATAAAGCATGGGCTAACGCTATTTCTGATAACGCTTGATTTTGCGCTTTAGGCGTTAATGTTTTTTCTTTGAAATCATACCTAAAATTAATCGGTTCTTTTTCTGGTTGTAAAATGGTGACTTCATCATTTTTCATATAAGCAAAATTGTCAGCATATTGCATCATAGCGCGCTCAGGCACATTGAGGTTGTTAAGATCATGTCCGAGCATTGGCGAATAATTGCTAATACCCATTAATGATAAAAGTGTTGGAGCTAAATCTATTTGGCTTACAACTCGTTCATCAGAAAACGACTGCTTGGCAGCATTTAGAATAACCCCAGGGATATGAAAGTTTTTAATGGGTACAACATCACTCCCTAAAGCTCGTGCGTCATGATCTGCAACGACCAAAAATATTGTGTCTTGCCAATACGGCTGTGTTTTTGCTTTAGCGATAAATTTACCCAAGGCATAGTCTGCATACTGAATTGCTTTATGACGTGATAATTCTTTTTCATCATATTGACTTAATTGCGCTTCAGTATATTCAATAGGCGTTACCACACCTGTTGGGATCTCAAAGGGATCATGATTACTAGATGAGAAAATAAAACTAAAGAACGGTTTTTCACTCTGTTGGAGCTTAGTTAATTCAATGTCAGCCTGGTTGAATAAGTCTTCGTCACTTGCCCCCCATGAGCCTACAAACTGAGGATTTTCAATGTCTTTAAAGTCCACAATATCAACGAAGCCATTACCTAAGAAAAAACTTTTCATATTGTCAAAATGACTTTCGCCGCCATAAATAAACTGGGTTGAGTAATCATGCTTTGCCAGTAAGCTTGCGATAGTGAAAAAGCCATGTTGAGATTTATCAAGTTTAACCACAGCTCTTGCTGGTGTTGGCGTAAAGCCAGTAATTACCGCTTCAATCCCGCGAACAGAACGTGTGCCTGTGGCGTATAAATTTTTGAATGCCCAACCTTGATTATTGAGTTTATTAATTTCGGGTGTGAGAGGTAGTCCGCCTAAGGATGAAACATATTGAGCACCTAAGCTTTCTTCTAAGATTATAACTAAATTTTTAGGTTTACCTTGATAGACAGGTAAGCGTAAAGCCAATGATGGTTGCGCTTTATTTGCAAAAGCTTGCGGGCTTAAACCTGTGGCTTGTTGAACAAGTGAAATAACCTTTTCAGTGTTCATTTTACCGTATAGCTTTGAAGCATTTTTTTCATCGCCTAGCTGTTTAAAGGCATGCGCAACACTATAGATTGAATTTAGTGTTAATGAATTAACGAGCGGATCAGTAGAAAAGTAGACTAATGACGGATTAATAGGACGATGGCCAACAGTACCTCTAGCACTAAGTGCTAGTACCACAAACAAAGTAATAAAAGCCATAGCAGCTGATTTAAACGATATCGAGTTTTGAGATGTTTTTGTGGTAATAACTTTATCTAAAAACTGCCATAAAGGTTTACAGGGTAATATTAACAATGAGAAAACCAGGACTAGAGTAAATAAGTGACCGTTGAATAACATTTTCATGACTTCATTCGGGTAAGCTAAATATTCAATGAATAATCGATTAGGCCTAAAGCCATATTCATTGATAAAGGCAGGTGTAGCGAGTTCAAAAAATAGGATACAGATAAAAATAAAGAAAAATATTACCTTTAATACCTTAAGCCATTTTTTGGAATGTTTAGAAAGCATAAACCATGGATGCAAAATGGCAGGTAAAATAAGTAAATAACCCAAAGCACTTAAATCAATTCGTAAACCATTAAAAACTAGAGTTAACAGGCTAGTTAAGTTATCGAATCGATCAATTTGCCAAAGGCTCAAGCCAAGTCTTGAAATTAACAATGTTAAAATCAGCAAAAATGAAAATAGAA includes:
- the rnk gene encoding nucleoside diphosphate kinase regulator, producing MKKPKLIISHEDYDGLHSMIEKEEFAPSHALLIDELERAKTVDKIKLPKNVVRMNSTVTFTMLSTQKTFALKLVYPKDTKETGTLSILTPVGSALIGLSIGQEIEWPLGNSKTTIVHIDSIEYSE
- a CDS encoding LTA synthase family protein codes for the protein MFTTILSLIRPFILFSFLLILTLLISRLGLSLWQIDRFDNLTSLLTLVFNGLRIDLSALGYLLILPAILHPWFMLSKHSKKWLKVLKVIFFFIFICILFFELATPAFINEYGFRPNRLFIEYLAYPNEVMKMLFNGHLFTLVLVFSLLILPCKPLWQFLDKVITTKTSQNSISFKSAAMAFITLFVVLALSARGTVGHRPINPSLVYFSTDPLVNSLTLNSIYSVAHAFKQLGDEKNASKLYGKMNTEKVISLVQQATGLSPQAFANKAQPSLALRLPVYQGKPKNLVIILEESLGAQYVSSLGGLPLTPEINKLNNQGWAFKNLYATGTRSVRGIEAVITGFTPTPARAVVKLDKSQHGFFTIASLLAKHDYSTQFIYGGESHFDNMKSFFLGNGFVDIVDFKDIENPQFVGSWGASDEDLFNQADIELTKLQQSEKPFFSFIFSSSNHDPFEIPTGVVTPIEYTEAQLSQYDEKELSRHKAIQYADYALGKFIAKAKTQPYWQDTIFLVVADHDARALGSDVVPIKNFHIPGVILNAAKQSFSDERVVSQIDLAPTLLSLMGISNYSPMLGHDLNNLNVPERAMMQYADNFAYMKNDEVTILQPEKEPINFRYDFKEKTLTPKAQNQALSEIALAHALWGSLAYENEWYGMPDANNDDNQAYIKYTAGIK